Proteins from a genomic interval of Thermoanaerobacterium sp. PSU-2:
- the rodA gene encoding rod shape-determining protein RodA encodes MFNKKLWKNFDLALLITVLLICAFSAVVISSASHAVETGSYKNVIVQIVAVLFGLAFLFAITLFDYNQIARLSKVIYVLNILVLISVLFIGKVSNGAQSWIHIGPIDIQPSEFSKIALVLTLANLFNEMGEIKTFKDLVNPLIHVLIPFVIVMLQPDLGTALVFLAIFIGMLFISGVKPKVFAGLIAMGMAMMPVAYKILKPYQRNRLLSFINPNLDPMGSGYHVIQSKIAIGSGMFWGKGLYNGSQTQLYYLPEAWTDFIFSVVGEELGFIGATALILLYAYMLYRCFRIAVMAKDKYGYLIAVGIISMFTFHIFENIGMTVGIMPITGIPLPFMSYGGSSLVANMIAIGLLLNIGMRRRKINF; translated from the coding sequence ATGTTTAACAAGAAGTTGTGGAAGAATTTTGATCTTGCTTTGCTGATTACTGTTTTATTGATATGCGCATTTAGCGCTGTAGTCATTTCTAGTGCCTCACATGCGGTTGAGACTGGTTCATACAAAAATGTGATTGTTCAGATTGTAGCTGTTTTATTTGGATTGGCATTCTTATTTGCCATAACGCTTTTTGATTACAATCAGATTGCCAGACTCTCAAAGGTAATCTACGTATTAAATATATTAGTCCTTATTTCCGTTCTTTTTATCGGTAAAGTAAGTAACGGTGCTCAGAGCTGGATTCACATAGGGCCAATTGATATTCAGCCGTCAGAGTTTTCGAAAATAGCGCTGGTGTTGACATTAGCAAACTTATTTAATGAGATGGGTGAAATCAAGACTTTCAAAGATCTGGTGAATCCACTTATTCACGTTCTCATTCCTTTTGTGATTGTAATGCTACAGCCGGATCTCGGTACTGCGCTGGTTTTCTTAGCTATTTTTATAGGGATGCTTTTTATTTCTGGTGTAAAACCAAAGGTGTTTGCTGGGCTTATTGCGATGGGTATGGCTATGATGCCTGTAGCGTACAAGATTTTAAAGCCTTATCAGAGAAACAGACTTTTATCGTTTATAAACCCAAATCTTGATCCGATGGGGTCAGGATACCATGTAATACAATCTAAGATAGCAATAGGCTCCGGTATGTTTTGGGGGAAAGGCCTTTACAACGGTAGTCAGACGCAGCTTTACTATCTACCAGAAGCTTGGACTGATTTCATTTTTTCGGTTGTAGGAGAAGAATTAGGCTTCATTGGTGCTACAGCTTTGATACTGTTGTACGCTTATATGCTTTATAGATGCTTTAGAATTGCGGTTATGGCAAAGGACAAGTACGGCTACTTGATAGCTGTAGGAATAATTTCCATGTTTACATTTCACATATTTGAAAACATTGGTATGACTGTAGGAATTATGCCAATTACAGGAATTCCGCTTCCCTTTATGAGCTATGGTGGTAGTTCACTGGTTGCAAATATGATTGCTATTGGACTATTGCTAAATATTGGAATGCGAAGGCGAAAGATTAATTTTTAA
- a CDS encoding M23 family metallopeptidase, which yields MKPNKWQSVSYSKNRISNFKKYFGLLENQLIVCLLILGVVMLFKAINVPATNKTVDEVKSVLNYNSNYENTKKGLKLVMSSIPSLKDDVVKVFSNKTDDSKNTTAQVVSSGMVRPVDGVVVSTFGTKVDSSTSKEVKNDGIDISVSSDEPVVAVLDGEVMIADNSNPDWGKVVVIKHDGDVRSVYAYLSEVDVKVGDKVLKGQTIGKVDVSSNKGTPMHFEIWENGKPIDPQSKIDFNSAISDVKNEN from the coding sequence ATGAAACCTAACAAATGGCAATCTGTTAGCTATTCAAAAAATCGTATCAGCAATTTTAAAAAGTATTTTGGCCTTCTGGAAAACCAATTGATAGTTTGTCTTTTGATTTTGGGAGTAGTCATGCTTTTTAAGGCCATAAATGTTCCAGCTACAAATAAAACTGTAGACGAAGTGAAATCAGTCCTTAATTATAATTCTAACTATGAAAATACTAAAAAAGGGCTTAAACTGGTAATGAGCAGTATACCTTCGCTAAAAGACGACGTTGTAAAAGTGTTTTCAAACAAAACGGATGATTCAAAAAATACTACAGCTCAAGTTGTAAGTAGTGGAATGGTAAGACCTGTTGATGGAGTTGTGGTATCCACATTTGGCACAAAAGTAGATTCTTCTACTTCAAAAGAAGTGAAAAACGATGGAATTGACATAAGCGTATCCAGCGATGAGCCAGTAGTTGCTGTATTGGATGGAGAAGTCATGATAGCGGATAATTCTAACCCTGATTGGGGTAAAGTGGTTGTAATAAAGCACGATGGGGACGTCCGCTCTGTTTACGCATACCTTTCTGAAGTAGACGTGAAAGTTGGAGATAAAGTGCTTAAAGGTCAGACAATTGGAAAAGTTGACGTTAGCAGCAACAAAGGTACTCCAATGCATTTTGAAATATGGGAAAACGGAAAGCCGATAGATCCACAATCAAAAATAGATTTTAATTCAGCAATAAGTGATGTCAAAAATGAAAATTGA
- the minD gene encoding septum site-determining protein MinD, with amino-acid sequence MSEVIVITSGKGGVGKTTTTANIGTYLSMKGFKTALVDTDIGLRNLDVVMGLENRIVYDLVDVVEGQCRLKQALIKDKRFDGLYLLPAAQTRDKTAVNPEQMRAITDELRQDFDYILIDCPAGIEQGFKNAIAGADRALVVTTPEVSAVRDADRIIGLLEASDVRDHMLIINRIKMDMVKRGDMMNIDDIMDILAIDLLGVIPDDENIVISTNKGEPIVVDEKSLAGQAYRNLTQRLVGEDVPIINLDTNYGLIDRLKSLFKISSNR; translated from the coding sequence ATGAGCGAAGTCATAGTAATAACGTCTGGGAAAGGCGGAGTTGGAAAAACTACAACAACAGCTAATATTGGTACATATCTATCGATGAAAGGATTTAAAACAGCATTAGTAGATACAGATATAGGTCTTAGAAATCTTGATGTAGTTATGGGATTGGAAAATAGGATAGTGTACGACTTAGTTGATGTAGTAGAAGGCCAATGCCGCTTAAAACAAGCGCTTATAAAAGACAAAAGGTTTGATGGGCTTTACTTATTGCCAGCGGCGCAGACAAGAGATAAAACAGCCGTAAATCCAGAGCAGATGCGCGCAATTACGGATGAGCTGAGGCAAGATTTCGACTACATTTTAATTGATTGTCCTGCAGGTATTGAGCAAGGCTTTAAAAATGCTATAGCTGGTGCTGACAGGGCATTAGTTGTTACAACGCCAGAAGTATCAGCGGTAAGAGATGCTGATAGAATCATAGGCCTTTTGGAAGCCTCTGATGTAAGAGATCACATGCTTATCATAAACAGGATAAAGATGGACATGGTAAAAAGAGGCGACATGATGAACATTGATGACATCATGGATATATTGGCAATAGATCTATTAGGCGTTATTCCTGATGATGAAAATATAGTCATATCTACAAACAAGGGAGAGCCAATAGTTGTAGATGAAAAATCGTTGGCTGGACAGGCTTACAGAAATCTGACGCAAAGATTGGTTGGAGAAGATGTTCCGATAATAAACTTAGACACAAATTATGGTTTAATCGACAGATTGAAAAGTTTATTTAAAATTTCATCCAATAGGTAG
- the minE gene encoding cell division topological specificity factor MinE, with the protein MDLFKSFGGKSNSKNVAKERLQLLLVHDRADVSPKFLEMVKGEIMNVISNYVEIDEDGLNVEITKERKTDDTFVPALHANIPIKKMKKNLR; encoded by the coding sequence ATGGACTTATTCAAATCGTTTGGAGGAAAAAGCAACAGTAAAAACGTAGCAAAGGAAAGATTGCAGTTATTGCTTGTTCATGACAGAGCCGATGTCTCTCCAAAATTTTTAGAGATGGTAAAAGGCGAGATAATGAATGTAATATCAAATTATGTTGAGATAGATGAGGATGGCTTGAATGTTGAAATAACAAAAGAAAGAAAGACAGATGATACGTTTGTTCCAGCATTGCATGCAAATATTCCCATAAAAAAGATGAAGAAAAATTTAAGATAA
- the mgsA gene encoding methylglyoxal synthase, giving the protein MNIALIAHDMKKSIMVDFAIAYKEILKKCNIYATGATGQLVEEATGIKVNKFLPGPMGGDQQIGAMIAENNMDLVIFLRDPLTAQPHEPDILALLRVCDVHSIPLATNLATAEVLIKGLDAGFLEWRDAVK; this is encoded by the coding sequence TTGAATATAGCTCTTATTGCACACGACATGAAAAAATCTATAATGGTAGATTTTGCCATTGCCTACAAAGAAATATTAAAAAAATGCAACATATACGCTACAGGTGCTACAGGTCAACTGGTAGAGGAAGCTACTGGCATCAAAGTCAATAAATTCTTGCCAGGCCCTATGGGTGGTGATCAGCAAATTGGCGCAATGATTGCAGAAAACAATATGGACTTAGTCATATTCTTAAGAGATCCATTAACTGCACAGCCCCATGAGCCTGATATACTGGCTCTTTTAAGGGTTTGCGACGTTCACTCCATACCTCTTGCGACAAATTTGGCTACCGCGGAAGTGTTGATAAAAGGTTTAGATGCAGGATTTTTGGAATGGAGAGATGCGGTTAAATAA
- the minC gene encoding septum site-determining protein MinC, with protein sequence MLNDYVKIHGSKDGLVIIATDVSDMDALKEKIINRIERSLTFFKGAQLTVKFRNLSVDEKSLDELKDFVLENYGVNVRFKKIQERHLKNVTSENDIFDGLEEGMTKFYNGTVRSGQVVKYYGNLVILGDVNPGGIVQASGNIIIMGTLRGIAHAGMSGNLDSIIAASKINAMQLRISNIISRSPDNDIEALYPEIALVKKNKIIVKPLYLYGKI encoded by the coding sequence ATGTTAAATGATTATGTAAAGATCCATGGTTCAAAAGATGGACTTGTGATAATAGCAACAGATGTTTCTGATATGGATGCCTTAAAAGAAAAGATAATAAATCGCATAGAGCGGTCACTGACATTTTTTAAAGGTGCACAGCTTACGGTAAAATTTCGGAATTTGAGCGTAGATGAAAAAAGTTTAGATGAATTAAAGGACTTTGTTTTAGAAAATTACGGTGTAAATGTAAGGTTTAAAAAGATTCAGGAAAGGCATCTAAAAAATGTTACAAGTGAAAATGATATATTTGATGGTTTGGAAGAAGGTATGACGAAATTTTACAATGGCACTGTAAGATCAGGTCAAGTTGTTAAGTATTACGGAAATTTAGTTATATTAGGTGATGTGAACCCTGGTGGAATTGTACAAGCGTCAGGCAACATAATAATTATGGGGACTTTGAGAGGAATCGCCCATGCAGGTATGTCTGGAAATCTTGATTCAATAATTGCGGCGTCTAAGATAAACGCGATGCAGCTTCGAATATCTAACATTATTTCACGTTCACCCGATAATGATATTGAGGCATTGTATCCAGAAATTGCTTTAGTTAAAAAAAATAAGATAATAGTTAAACCACTTTACTTGTATGGAAAAATATAG
- a CDS encoding M50 family metallopeptidase, translating into MKIDDVKVKINPFTWVFILLLVLSGLYIELVDIILTVAIHEASHYWVAKKLNINMIQIEIFPFGGAAVFDSEIFIRPDLEIIIALAGPLSNAVFIMMLIIVSQTIGTQLDYLIRINVLMCAFNLLPGVPLDGGRALKSVLSNFIGLTRANNVAVKISYVLSLLLMYGSILMFVNGNKNYVLITMAVFLIISARNERKLSQYFNLRDLIYKKEELFKRGIMNVRTIAVMDDQKLIKIINCFLPLKYHIIVVLDKNLKEKKRLTETELFDFAIENGLYLPIGEILSKVK; encoded by the coding sequence ATGAAAATTGACGATGTTAAAGTAAAGATAAACCCATTTACGTGGGTTTTTATATTGCTTCTTGTACTGTCCGGTCTCTACATTGAACTTGTTGATATAATCTTGACTGTAGCCATACATGAAGCAAGCCACTATTGGGTGGCGAAAAAGTTGAACATAAATATGATTCAGATAGAAATATTCCCTTTTGGCGGAGCGGCTGTTTTCGATAGTGAGATTTTTATAAGGCCTGATCTGGAAATCATCATCGCATTAGCGGGACCTTTGTCAAATGCCGTTTTTATCATGATGCTTATAATAGTAAGCCAAACCATAGGTACTCAATTGGACTACCTTATAAGGATAAATGTTCTGATGTGTGCATTTAATCTTCTGCCTGGTGTGCCTTTAGATGGAGGAAGAGCTTTAAAGTCTGTTTTGTCCAACTTCATAGGTCTAACCAGAGCTAATAACGTAGCAGTCAAGATTTCATACGTGTTATCTTTATTGCTCATGTACGGCAGTATACTTATGTTTGTAAATGGGAATAAAAATTATGTATTGATTACTATGGCTGTATTTCTCATAATATCTGCCAGAAATGAACGAAAACTATCTCAGTATTTTAACTTGAGAGATTTAATATACAAAAAAGAAGAATTATTTAAAAGAGGAATTATGAATGTCAGGACGATTGCAGTAATGGATGATCAAAAATTAATCAAAATAATCAATTGTTTTTTGCCCTTAAAATATCATATAATAGTTGTGTTGGATAAAAATTTGAAAGAGAAAAAAAGACTTACAGAGACAGAGCTTTTTGATTTTGCCATTGAAAATGGACTTTACTTACCCATTGGCGAAATCTTAAGCAAGGTAAAATAG
- a CDS encoding penicillin-binding protein 2, whose product MNEGLKKRFNVLGWVIALMLVTLIGRLVYLQLIKGDYYKEQSLGNAIRSIIITAPRGDIVDRNGVKLATNRPSYSVELLRSDAKGVNLNDVILKLLNILNKNGVKYKDDLPIFLDSNNNPYFNFQNPDESNVSQSVLRQRELQWKKNNNIPSNATASEAWQMLINKFKISKSLSPQDIRGIMAVQELMLEQGYTQYKPVEIATDANQQTVAEIEENHLDLPGVIIEVKPIRLYPFKTLLSQTLGYIGRMTAEEWKKYSQEGYQITDLVGHYGLESYLEKYLRGTDGKQQVEVDNYGRLIKKLDEISPKPGDTVYLTIDEKLQQVAEESLQRTMESIRQTKRGPHGEYLPANIGAVVVTDINTGEILALASVPGYDPNIFASGNPPSSIVNELFKPRNATIDPSPIFNYATQGAAPPGSTFKMVTALAALESGVTTVNEKYVDTGIYAPTGQENWLYGEYGRTQGAVNVSDAIKYSTDTYFYEMGRRMGIDKIDEYAHMLGLDQKTGIELYETTGIISSKKFKRDYNLSILKSMVKSDSNPNGKITQEQYDKIVSLIDKGNFSDYSTFLQLKKMGITDPKLQMTIWQLMDATKWTLVDTTNASIGQGSNQFTPIEIASYLSTLLNGGTRYRLHLVDKIVSPDGKVIEKEKPEVLDKINIPQKYLDAIKLGMKGATEEGGTASAAFANFPIPVGGKTGTAEVGSHGTKVMQNYAWFVGFAPYDKPQILVTALIYQGGSGAYTAQVGRDIMDAYFGFTNSNNNTASNTNASNH is encoded by the coding sequence TTGAATGAAGGTTTGAAAAAACGGTTCAATGTATTAGGATGGGTAATAGCTTTGATGCTTGTTACCCTTATAGGAAGATTAGTTTATCTGCAGCTTATAAAAGGTGACTACTACAAAGAGCAGTCATTAGGCAATGCCATAAGATCCATAATCATCACAGCACCTCGAGGAGATATAGTAGATAGAAACGGAGTAAAGCTTGCTACAAACAGGCCCAGCTATTCTGTAGAGCTTCTAAGAAGCGATGCTAAAGGAGTTAATCTAAATGATGTCATTTTAAAATTGCTAAACATTCTCAATAAAAATGGTGTAAAGTATAAAGACGATTTGCCTATATTTTTAGACAGCAACAACAATCCTTATTTCAATTTTCAAAATCCTGATGAAAGCAATGTGTCACAATCGGTTTTAAGACAAAGGGAATTGCAGTGGAAGAAAAATAACAACATTCCTTCAAATGCTACAGCCAGTGAAGCATGGCAGATGTTGATAAATAAATTCAAAATATCAAAATCGCTGTCTCCACAGGATATTCGAGGCATAATGGCTGTTCAAGAGCTGATGTTAGAACAAGGGTATACACAGTACAAGCCTGTAGAGATAGCTACCGATGCCAACCAACAGACGGTGGCAGAGATTGAGGAAAATCATTTGGATTTGCCTGGAGTCATAATAGAAGTTAAGCCAATAAGGTTATACCCATTTAAGACGCTGTTGTCGCAGACATTAGGGTATATAGGCCGCATGACTGCTGAGGAATGGAAAAAATACAGCCAAGAAGGCTATCAAATAACAGATCTTGTTGGGCATTATGGACTTGAAAGCTATTTGGAGAAGTACCTAAGGGGAACTGACGGTAAACAGCAAGTGGAAGTAGACAATTATGGCAGATTGATAAAAAAATTAGATGAGATCAGTCCTAAACCTGGAGATACTGTGTACCTTACGATAGATGAAAAGTTGCAGCAGGTTGCCGAAGAATCATTGCAGAGGACCATGGAAAGCATAAGGCAAACTAAAAGAGGTCCACATGGTGAATACCTACCGGCAAATATCGGTGCAGTAGTTGTTACAGATATAAATACAGGTGAAATTTTAGCTCTTGCCAGTGTACCAGGTTATGATCCAAATATATTTGCTTCAGGCAATCCGCCCAGCAGCATTGTAAATGAACTGTTCAAGCCGAGGAATGCCACTATTGACCCAAGTCCTATATTTAATTACGCCACACAAGGTGCAGCACCTCCTGGTTCAACATTTAAAATGGTAACGGCGTTGGCAGCCTTGGAATCTGGTGTAACGACTGTAAATGAAAAGTATGTTGATACAGGTATATATGCTCCTACAGGCCAAGAAAACTGGCTGTACGGCGAATACGGAAGGACGCAGGGTGCAGTAAATGTATCAGACGCAATAAAGTATTCTACAGACACGTATTTTTACGAGATGGGCCGTAGAATGGGTATAGACAAAATTGACGAGTATGCTCACATGCTGGGCTTAGATCAAAAGACGGGCATAGAACTCTATGAAACGACTGGAATAATTTCCAGTAAGAAATTTAAAAGAGATTACAATTTGTCGATTTTAAAATCGATGGTTAAATCTGACTCAAATCCAAATGGCAAGATAACACAGGAACAGTACGATAAGATAGTAAGCTTAATTGACAAAGGCAATTTTAGCGATTACTCCACATTTTTACAGCTTAAGAAAATGGGAATAACAGATCCTAAATTGCAGATGACCATATGGCAGTTGATGGATGCGACTAAGTGGACTTTGGTAGATACTACCAACGCATCCATAGGTCAAGGTAGCAATCAATTTACGCCTATAGAGATTGCAAGTTATTTATCAACATTGTTAAACGGAGGAACAAGATACAGATTGCATTTGGTCGACAAAATTGTCTCCCCTGATGGGAAGGTAATCGAAAAGGAAAAGCCTGAGGTATTAGACAAGATAAATATACCTCAGAAATACTTGGATGCTATAAAATTGGGAATGAAAGGTGCCACAGAAGAAGGCGGTACTGCCAGTGCAGCATTTGCTAATTTTCCAATACCTGTTGGTGGCAAGACTGGTACTGCTGAAGTAGGTTCACATGGTACGAAAGTCATGCAGAACTATGCATGGTTTGTTGGCTTTGCGCCATACGACAAGCCGCAGATTTTGGTAACAGCACTTATATACCAGGGGGGTTCTGGCGCATATACAGCTCAAGTAGGTAGAGACATAATGGATGCTTATTTTGGCTTTACAAATTCAAATAATAATACAGCGTCAAATACAAATGCCAGCAATCATTAA
- the mreD gene encoding rod shape-determining protein MreD, which yields MRSIYKYLLIILAIILQATLMKYIAILGVKPDALLILVIAFSLLNGTGESITLSLFGGILVDVLFNNAIGFVTISLLIVAYLTGILSKNVFRESTFVAFVFVFLGTILYNLIMIFSMLLMKYELNPSYLLNVVIIQSVYNSIITIFIYRYIVRFNSFVKSKKFFFKV from the coding sequence ATGAGGAGCATTTATAAATACCTTTTAATTATACTTGCAATAATTCTTCAAGCTACGTTGATGAAGTACATTGCTATATTAGGCGTTAAACCTGACGCCTTATTAATTTTAGTTATTGCTTTTTCTCTTTTAAATGGCACTGGTGAAAGCATCACTTTAAGCCTTTTTGGTGGAATTTTAGTAGATGTGCTTTTTAACAACGCTATTGGCTTTGTGACAATTTCGCTTCTTATTGTGGCGTATTTGACAGGTATACTTAGCAAAAATGTCTTTAGAGAAAGTACATTTGTAGCTTTCGTATTTGTATTTTTAGGAACGATCCTTTACAATCTTATCATGATTTTTTCCATGCTCCTCATGAAATATGAGTTAAATCCATCGTATTTGTTAAATGTAGTAATAATTCAGTCGGTTTACAATTCCATAATAACTATTTTCATATACAGGTATATAGTGCGGTTTAATAGTTTTGTTAAATCGAAAAAATTTTTTTTTAAAGTTTAG
- a CDS encoding TIGR03960 family B12-binding radical SAM protein: MSDLKNKIDDLLMKVNKPARYTGGEINSVIKDANKVKIRFAFAFPDVYEVGMSHLGLKILYSLMNERDDTYCERVFAPWVDMENLMREKDVPLFSLETKTPLNMFDVIGFTLQYELSYTNILNMLDLSKIPIRSKDRKGYPLIIAGGPCAVNPAPLSDVVDLFVIGDGEEIINEILDLVASCKKDNVPKEDFLRRASKIQGVYAPSLYVETYNDDNTIKSIKPIEEGVPAVIKRRIVKDLDKTYHPDKQIVPFINIVHDRIVLEVFRGCTRGCRFCQAGMIYRPVRERSKETLLKLADKLIKSTGYEEISLTSLSTCDYSQIESLVYDLIEKYKDMGTGVALPSTRIDAFSVNLLNEIQKVRKTGLTLAPEAGTQRLRDVINKGVTEEDLVNSTKEAFKAGWKSVKLYFMLGLPTETMEDVKGISDLAHLVADVYKDVNGSTKGLKITVSTSTFVPKPFTPFQWYPQDDMDSIINKQNYLKELLRGKIFSYNWHEPNMSFLEAVISKGDRKVGQAIIKAWESGCKFDGWDEQFKFDKWLEAFESVGVDPKFYAYKNRDFDEVFPWDIVDVGVRKDYLKREYKKAIEGKLTGDCRLHCTGCGIKDLDEGVVCFEA, translated from the coding sequence ATGTCAGATTTAAAAAACAAGATAGATGATTTGCTGATGAAAGTGAACAAACCTGCCAGATACACTGGTGGTGAAATAAATTCTGTGATTAAAGATGCAAATAAAGTTAAAATAAGGTTTGCATTTGCTTTTCCCGATGTGTATGAAGTTGGCATGTCCCACCTTGGACTTAAAATACTTTATAGTTTGATGAATGAACGAGATGACACATATTGTGAAAGGGTATTTGCACCATGGGTGGACATGGAAAACCTAATGAGAGAAAAGGACGTACCCCTTTTTTCACTTGAGACAAAAACGCCGCTTAATATGTTTGATGTAATAGGGTTTACTTTGCAGTATGAATTAAGCTACACAAACATATTGAACATGCTTGATTTATCTAAAATTCCAATAAGAAGCAAGGATAGGAAAGGATATCCTCTGATTATAGCAGGTGGACCTTGTGCAGTTAATCCTGCACCATTGTCTGATGTTGTTGATTTGTTTGTCATAGGTGACGGAGAGGAAATCATAAATGAAATCTTAGATTTGGTAGCATCTTGTAAAAAGGACAATGTACCGAAAGAAGATTTTTTAAGGCGAGCATCTAAAATTCAAGGTGTTTACGCCCCATCATTATATGTAGAAACGTACAATGATGATAATACTATCAAAAGCATAAAGCCTATTGAAGAAGGCGTACCTGCGGTAATAAAGAGGAGAATTGTGAAAGACTTAGATAAGACATACCATCCAGACAAACAGATTGTACCGTTTATAAATATTGTCCACGACAGAATCGTTCTGGAGGTTTTTAGAGGCTGTACAAGAGGCTGCAGGTTCTGCCAAGCAGGTATGATTTACAGGCCTGTAAGGGAAAGGTCAAAAGAAACATTGTTGAAGTTAGCTGATAAATTGATAAAATCAACTGGATATGAAGAAATTTCATTGACTTCTTTGAGTACATGCGATTATTCGCAGATAGAAAGTTTAGTATATGATCTTATAGAGAAGTACAAAGATATGGGAACTGGTGTAGCGTTGCCATCTACCAGGATAGATGCTTTTTCTGTCAATCTCTTAAATGAGATTCAAAAAGTCAGAAAGACTGGTCTTACACTTGCACCTGAAGCTGGAACACAAAGACTTAGAGATGTCATTAATAAGGGCGTAACTGAAGAAGATTTGGTAAATTCTACTAAAGAAGCATTTAAGGCAGGGTGGAAAAGCGTAAAGTTGTACTTTATGTTAGGTCTTCCAACTGAGACGATGGAAGATGTAAAAGGCATATCAGATCTCGCTCATTTAGTAGCTGATGTATACAAAGATGTGAATGGCAGCACAAAGGGTCTTAAGATAACTGTAAGCACTTCAACTTTCGTGCCAAAGCCATTTACACCATTTCAATGGTATCCTCAAGACGATATGGACTCTATAATAAATAAACAAAATTATTTAAAAGAGCTTCTTAGAGGAAAAATATTCAGTTACAACTGGCATGAACCAAATATGAGCTTTTTAGAAGCTGTAATTTCTAAAGGAGATAGAAAAGTAGGACAAGCAATTATTAAAGCATGGGAAAGTGGATGTAAGTTTGATGGTTGGGATGAGCAGTTTAAATTTGATAAATGGCTGGAAGCATTTGAGAGCGTCGGAGTGGATCCTAAATTTTACGCTTATAAAAATAGGGATTTTGATGAAGTTTTTCCTTGGGATATTGTGGACGTAGGCGTAAGGAAAGATTATCTTAAAAGGGAATACAAAAAAGCCATTGAAGGAAAACTTACAGGCGATTGCAGGTTGCATTGTACAGGATGTGGTATAAAAGATCTTGATGAAGGAGTTGTATGCTTTGAAGCTTAG